A genomic region of Anopheles coustani chromosome 3, idAnoCousDA_361_x.2, whole genome shotgun sequence contains the following coding sequences:
- the LOC131267552 gene encoding probable histone-lysine N-methyltransferase CG1716, translated as MGRKRGGTSNVGGIKLVGSSAAIEESSDSGGRSASGTPVQEEMQQFVSVGRGRGRRGRGVGRGRGRGRGARSFVPASDSPVLDGETSQSTEGGCSTDDQVVEMIEILDEETSKSLEGFDTLVVEEEDTMSGILPIEVSEEVEVMEETICAVSEEAPSAGYEEASVLTVTEDDDASILIEEELAGTRKSKRQVKATNKFRDFVVDTPMLMTQPVRTYSSGRSPRVAVPSTSGLQQGLMGTVAVGGTSHRQQRDSGDFTTGVASRGNGAKRGRKKKVVTSLDIAAVDPSDETIQLPNPEERNNSLIALKIDGAVFGDDDSFSCIPTSPSSSSQETTEQAISIPLKAIASGGRGRKPRGTPTGTPERPAGSTFIKRSYKTTRNSGALAMADDEETHPPLPIQHSLADAVEDADIIVLQADEIINDPSAMEGVHTMVESVKPVSTRGRGGRGSRGGRGSRGGRGSRGGPGSRGGRGVRGGRGRGAARKFADHEVSGRDTHVNIDDEIDVLPVVEEVENATIPQAEPALIEEKKMDPAPDACTEQVEIIEEHLDEIQEVVISETEYHESVPPLDHVPAEIAKNEVNDALQNESRLCAEHIAIEALVAMEKAHTSVDQATEVAPETTEPAAEEVLKQPTLSIEETSAKSIPEAKPVPADLPPQPTGTPEKKSPTEELLLREKLAPKEETPKRDKRESGKAGDTSSTTSRSGRDRSFKESSTTTSKHRSSSDKSSRDDGAGSRERKKDRKRTDEEIRKRSPASKDRSIEKRHKAERDHRENVDKTTSASEPTTEVADQEMVGKKMVEPEKVALSLHAASKKRSSIVHPPRPDKPKKCFDSELQALEMQPIVARKSLEESSSRRRDVKDREDSSSSSSSHRKEHHQQQHHHRHGKSSSKSTFSDTNAVRKSDSGSSSHKTKRSLVEEEEKKGRSEASSSKGKKSVSGFSFLQEESNRLDRSVGKKSKSKDRKESRKISRESERSSKEGGVVPSATMKQDPQPVSTIEMCERKIDEKPVEYLPPVSETEPIVAISSEQPKIVTKASLKMYKMEVDPIPPQIGEIQEHLKSGPEPTGFSAPPSQMQAEIKEEPFSTFHHQQIEEKPSANLGKVEEPGMLKEEVELTFAESVTAEQEEEEGRFSEAETLRSESVAGLSDGEGTLCGGFQSDVDSGVRSGASSPCDELSYLEDEPTGVYNVPIGITPQREDRDSQRVDLVRLVESYVDDGVIRRSTRIKTISSQKQRTSGHGLVRDKDRLLKKPNASIDTKVMKDGTSVPGVTQEGTGAVGEVTAMGSTGYGVSGGSGPAWPVIANEGDSANTELSEEYLRDVEEKLSRFETIRENIYHSDRIVSKEAKKMTCDCFLTHEEIERGELGCGEDCLNRLLMIECGSRCTVGDRCTNRRFQRQDYAHCQVFRTEKKGFGIQASTAIAPGEFIMEYVGEVLNGAQFDERAEAYSREKNKHYYFMALRSDGIIDATTKGNISRFINHSCDPNAETQKWTVNGELRIGFFSTKYILPGEEITFDYQFQRYGRKAQKCYCEAETCRGWIGAKPTGEGGAGESDFDEDDDEDDEEEGDDDEESEEDGMLKEDQAASASDQTLGKAAKGVSSAGSADRSSGVEGLKLDGTEQAEIAESAAATATISATTVTTAKEKKTRKKRTTILRKKRRLEIHEDPDLDEEINKLLKTGLKNQAHTLKLSRLMVRAKDIKSRSRLLTLLQSGELPCRRLFLDYHGLRLLYGWICESTESIEDLKFRIQILDTLDRLPISNKTMLKDSKILHTIEKWARVEKGTKPATTQSQAVAGSQSGVQKAAVAPVKDEPREPSVAAATGEAKEISRTSSPSDSNGAGSDSSSQATEQQAVKKDLLGSVDVLKNMPELLKLADLGKLKEIISTCDKEVENKEKAAAAAAAAAAAAASATTAASSAPEQGGSTSLASNSSVVMLSDIQIPEPEDENAPEEQRLGTQIRILSCKLLISWINLKEVFRIPKKERIEQMKEHEREADMRYQALGLEGDEKDDKHLRHRGDGRGWDRDRSSRGGTDPKRRRSLDDRDGAAPYGSGLASKIKRPPPPPGSSGSGCYGPIVKQDNLSKQQRRHLFEMRVAHEEAERRKKEMWMMHENACLRFGLNPHLTAPMDIPVRMNPATGEYFSEDDRLLPTPPSHAYFKIQLPPMSTNPDDYELPPMMKLPAYWRFAIDERGRLYYYHVKDRVPQWEPPKHPGRGTVGSFADEDISMSSDSSTTDTCDSSEEELAAQLEQLQKKMRKQQSSFNLEDVLAKPDDMNEDMSKTIAKQEPGDGSPQMLTLEEIFGESANQNADESAATQLPPRRKKKHSSKLVQTRIISPRTEEDKQYGQMEMKRYKETKEKLRKRKEEAKRLRARSMFDKTLADSPFSGPLDKPSLGAIAASSDVAGGAGVGVGVGVGDSSLMDDDLVVSHKIVEDKCIVDELDILTKKKKISPYEEWKKVQQRLGKKRKQPGEETHENAAGGTSSGSGGDVAGPSSSKLAKRKKSSKGDVNSEEAKKIKEKFRVEIAGVIVQHLSAYRKESCPLGRITNTDDFKHLARKLTHFVMVKELKHCDNTVHVLEVTDSVKTKAREFIKKYMAKHGPVYVRGDNEPDYSNVTL; from the exons ATGGGAAGAAAACGAGGTGGGACGTCGAATGTGGGTGGGATAAAGTTGGTTGGATCAAGTGCGGCCATCGAGGAATCATCGGATAGTGGCGGAAGATCAGCTTCGGGTACTCCGGTGCAGGAAGAAATGCAGCAATTTGTGAGTGTGGGACGTGGACGGGGGAGAAGGGGTCGTGGGGTGGGTCGTGGAAGGGGACGAGGACGAGGCGCACGCAGTTTCGTGCCAGCGAGCGATTCACCGGTGCTGGATGGTGAAACATCGCAGTCCACCGAGGGCGGTTGCTCTACGGACGATCAAGTGGTGGAAATGATAGAGATTTTAGATGAAGAAACCAGTAAATCGTTGGAAGGGTTCGACAcgttggtggtggaggaaGAAGACACGATGAGCGGCATTCTTCCGATCGAAGTATCGGAGGAGGTGGAAGTGATGGAGGAAACGATATGTGCCGTGTCGGAGGAAGCACCGTCGGCGGGCTACGAAGAGGCATCCGTTTTGACCGTGACGGAGGATGATGACGCGAGCATTTTGATCGAGGAAGAGCTGGCCGGTACGAGAAAATCGAAACGGCAGGTAAAGGCGACGAATAAATTCCGTGATTTCGTAGTCGACACACCGATGCTGATGACTCAG CCCGTACGTACCTATTCTAGCGGCAGATCACCGAGGGTCGCTGTACCATCGACGAGCGGTTTGCAGCAGGGACTGATGGGAACGGTCGCAGTCGGTGGAACCAGTCACAGACAGCAACGGGACTCGGGCGACTTCACAACGGGAGTTGCTTCCAGAGGAAACGGTGCAAAGAGAGGTCGAAAGAAGAAAGTTGTAACGTCCCTCGATATCGCTGCCGTGGATCCGTCTGATGAAACAATCCAACTGCCAAACCCGGAGGAACGAAATAATTCATTGATAGCGCTCAAAATCGATGGAGCCGTGTTTGGTGATGACGACAGTTTTTCATGCATTCCCACAAGTCCCAGCTCGAGTTCACAGGAAACTACCGAGCAGGCCATCTCGATACCCTTAAAAGCGATTGCATCTGGAGGGAGAGGACGCAAGCCTCGTGGAACACCTACTGGAACACCGGAACGTCCGGCAGGATCCACATTCATCAAGCGGTCGTACAAAACTACACGTAATTCTGGGGCTTTGGCTATGGCGGACGATGAAGAAACACACCCGCCGTTACCAATACAGCATAGTTTGGCGGATGCGGTGGAAGATGCCGACATAATTGTACTGCAAGCCGATGAAATAATTAACGATCCATCGGCCATGGAAGGCGTGCACACGATGGTAGAATCAGTGAAGCCCGTATCGACACGGGGACGCGGAGGTCGTGGTAGTCGCGGCGGACGTGGATCACGAGGTGGTCGTGGCAGTCGTGGTGGTCCCGGTAGCCGTGGTGGTCGCGGAGTACGTGGAGGGCGTGGGCGTGGTGCAGCGAGAAAATTTGCAGATCATGAAGTGTCTGGCAGAGATACCCACGTGAACATCGACGATGAAATCGATGTGCTGCCGGTGGTCGAAGAGGTCGAAAATGCTACGATCCCACAAGCGGAACCGGCATTAATTGAAGAAAAGAAGATGGACCCAGCACCGGATGCTTGTACCGAGCAAGTGGAGATTATCGAAGAGCACTTGGATGAGATTCAAGAAGTTGTCATAAGCGAAACAGAATATCACGAATCGGTGCCGCCGTTGGATCATGTTCCGGCAGAGATTGCTAAGAACGAAGTAAACGACGCGCTACAAAATGAAAGTAGATTGTGCGCGGAACATATCGCAATCGAAGCTCTGGTTGCCATGGAGAAGGCACACACTTCCGTTGATCAAGCAACAGAAGTTGCGCCAGAAACAACGGAACCAGCAGCAGAAGAAGTTTTAAAGCAGCCTACTTTGTCGATAGAAGAAACGTCAGCGAAATCGATTCCTGAAGCAAAACCGGTGCCCGCGGATTTGCCTCCGCAACCCACCGGGACACCCGAGAAAAAATCACCAACGGAAGAATTACTCCTTCGTGAGAAGCTAGCGCCGAAGGAGGAAACTCCGAAACGAGATAAACGTGAGTCGGGAAAGGCTGGTGACACGAGCTCGACGACGAGTAGGTCCGGAAGGGATAGGTCTTTTAAGGAATCATCCACCACTACTAGCAAACATCGTTCATCGTCAGATAAGTCGTCTCGCGATGATGGAGCGGGTTCTCGTGAACGCAAGAAGGATCGGAAACGCACCGATGAAGAAATTCGTAAGCGAAGTCCAGCGTCGAAGGATCGTAGTATTGAAAAACGCCATAAAGCGGAAAGAGATCATAGAGAGAACGTCGATAAAACGACTTCTGCTTCCGAACCTACCACAGAGGTGGCGGATCAGGAAATGGTGGGCAAAAAGATGGTGGAACCTGAAAAAGTAGCGTTGTCGCTTCATGCTGCCAGTAAAAAACGGTCTTCCATCGTACACCCGCCGCGTCCGGATAAGCCCAAGAAGTGTTTCGATAGCGAACTGCAGGCGCTCGAGATGCAGCCGATTGTTGCACGGAAATCGTTGGAAGAATCATCCTCTCGCCGGCGGGACGTGAAGGATCGGGAGGATTCAtcgtcctcctcttcctcgcACCGAAAGgaacatcatcagcagcagcaccatcatcgGCACGGTAAGAGTTCGTCGAAGTCAACCTTCTCCGACACGAATGCGGTACGAAAATCCGATTCGGGAAGCAGCTCACACAAGACAAAACGCTCCTTGGTggaagaggaggaaaaaaaggggcgCAGCGAAGCATCGAGCAGCAAAGGAAAGAAATCCGTTTCtggattttccttccttcaggAAGAGAGTAATCGCTTGGATCGATCGGTTGGGAAGAAATCGAAATCGAAGGATAGAAAAGaatcaagaaaaatttcccgcGAAAGTGAGAGATCCTCCAAAGAAGGTGGAGTTGTACCGTCCGCAACGATGAAGCAGGATCCACAGCCAGTCTCGACGATTGAAATGTGTGAGAGGAAAATTGATGAGAAACCCGTGGAATACCTTCCCCCGGTGAGCGAAACGGAACCAATCGTTGCAATATCCTCCGAACAACCGAAAATCGTGACGAAAGCTTCGcttaaaatgtacaaaatggAAGTGGATCCCATTCCCCCACAGATAGGCGAAATTCAGGAGCATCTGAAATCAGGGCCTGAACCAACAGGTTTTTCCGCACCGCCATCGCAGATGCAGGcagaaataaaagaagaacCTTTTTCGACTTTCCATCATCAACAAATCGAGGAAAAGCCATCAGCAAATCTAGGAAAAGTGGAAGAACCCGGCATGTTGAAAGAAGAAGTTGAGTTAACTTTCGCCGAAAGTGTGACAGCGGaacaggaggaggaagagggtAGATTCAGTGAAGCCGAAACGCTTCGATCGGAATCCGTCGCGGGACTTTCGGACGGTGAAGGAACGCTGTGTGGAGGATTTCAATCGGACGTCGACTCCGGTGTGCGCAGCGGGGCCAGCTCACCGTGTGATGAGCTGTCGTATTTGGAAGATGAACCGACTGGCGTG TATAACGTCCCGATTGGGATAACGCCTCAACGTGAAGATCGTGACTCGCAACGGGTCGATCTGGTACGGTTGGTTGAAAGCTACGTCGATGACGGCGTCATCCGGCGCTCGACGCGCATCAAGACAATCAGCTCGCAAAAGCAGCGTACCAGTGGGCATGGTTTGGTGCGTGACAAAGATCGGCTGCTAAAGAAACCGAACGCTTCGATCGATACGAAGGTGATGAAGGATGGTACGTCGGTTCCGGGCGTCACTCAAGAGGGCACCGGTGCGGTAGGTGAAGTCACGGCAATGGGTTCTACCGGTTATGGTGTGAGTGGAGGCAGTGGCCCAGCCTGGCCAGTGATCGCCAACGAGGGTGACAGTGCAAACACCGAACTGTCCGAAGAGTACCTACGCGATGTGGAGGAAAAGCTTAGCCGATTCGAGACGATCCGTGAGAACATCTACCACAGCGACCGGATCGTGAGCAAGGAAGCGAAGAAGATGACCTGTGATTGCTTTCTCACGCACGAGGAAATCGAACGCGGCGAGCTGGGATGCGGCGAGGACTGCCTCAATCGGTTGCTCATGATCGAGTGCGGATCGCGCTGTACCGTCGGTGATCGCTGTACGAACCGGCGGTTCCAGCGGCAAGACTACGCTCACTGCCAGGTGTTTCGCACGGAGAAGAAGGGCTTCGGCATTCAGGCGAGCACGGCGATCGCTCCCGGTGAGTTCATCATGGAGTACGTCGGTGAGGTGCTGAATGGCGCGCAGTTTGACGAGCGTGCCGAGGCATACTCGAGGGAAAAGAACAAGCACTACTACTTCATGGCACTGCGCAGCGATGGCATCATCGATGCGacgaccaagggaaatatATCTCGCTTTATCAATCATTCGTGCGACCCGAACGCGGAAACGCAAAAGTGGACCGTCAATGGGGAGCTGCGGATTGGGTTCTTCAGCACGAAGTACATCCTGCCCGGTGAGGAGATCACCTTCGACTACCAGTTCCAGCGGTACGGGCGAAAGGCCCAGAAGTGCTACTGTGAGGCGGAAACCTGTCGTGGATGGATAGGGGCCAAGCCGACTGGTGAAGGAGGCGCAGGAGAGTCGGACTTTGATGAAGACGATGACGAGGATGACGAGGAGGAAGGTGACGATGATGAGGAGAGTGAAGAGGATGGCATGCTAAAGGAAGATCAAGCGGCCAGTGCAAGCGATCAAACGCTCGGTAAAGCGGCAAAGGGGGTCTCATCCGCCGGATCGGCCGATCGATCGTCCGGAGTAGAAGGGCTTAAATTGGACGGAACGGAACAGGCGGAGATTGCAGAATCGGCCGCAGCAACGGCAACGATTTCTGCAACTACTGTCACTACggccaaggaaaaaaaaactcgcaaGAAACGAACAACCATTCTTCGCAAGAAGCGTCGACTAGAGATCCATGAAGATCCGGATCTAGATGAGGAAATTAACAAACTGCTCAAGACGGGACTCAAGAACCAGGCCCACACGCTCAAGTTATCCCGTTTGATGGTGCGCGCAAAGGACATCAAATCGCGCAGCCGATTGCTGACGCTGTTGCAGAGTGGCGAGCTGCCCTGCCGCCGGTTGTTCCTCGATTACCACGGATTGCGGCTGTTGTACGGGTGGATTTGCGAGTCCACGGAATCGATTGAAGATCTCAAGTTTCGCATACAGATTCTCGATACGCTTGATCGGCTGCCGATATCCAACAAGACCATGCTGAAGGACAGCAAGATACTGCACACGATCGAAAAGTGGGCTCGGGTGGAAAAGGGAACAAAACCGGCAACAACACAATCACAAGCAGTGGCAGGTTCGCAGAGCGGCGTGCAGAAAGCCGCGGTGGCACCTGTGAAGGACGAACCTAGGGAACCGTCGGTGGCAGCTGCGACCGGCGAGGCGAAGGAAATCTCCCGAACAAGCTCCCCGAGCGATAGTAACGGGGCGGGGAGTGACAGCAGTAGTCAGGCCACCGAACAGCAAGCGGTGAAAAAGGATCTCCTTGGGAGTGTAGACGTGCTGAAGAATATGCCCGAGCTTTTAAAACTGGCCGACTTGGGCAAGCTGAAGGAGATCATCAGCACCTGCGATAAAGAGGTGGAAAACAAAGAGAAAgcagcggcggcagcagcggcagcagctgctgcagcGGCTTCGGCGACAACCGCCGCATCTTCCGCGCCGGAACAGGGGGGAAGCACATCGTTGGCCTCCAACAGTAGCGTCGTGATGCTCTCGGACATTCAAATCCCTGAGCCGGAGGATGAAAACGCACCGGAAGAGCAGCGGCTCGGGACGCAAATTCGAATCCTTTCCTGCAAACTGTTAATTAGCTGGATCAACCTGAAGGAAGTTTTCCGTATCCCCAAGAAGGAGCGTATCGAGCAGATGAAGGAACACGAGCGTGAAGCGGACATGCGCTACCAGGCGTTAGGTCTCGAGGGCGACGAGAAGGACGACAAACACCTCCGTCACCGCGGGGACGGGCGCGGCTGGGATCGGGATCGTAGCTCTCGGGGGGGAACCGATCCGAAACGTCGCCGTTCGCTGGATGACCGTGATGGAGCTGCGCCGTATGGCAGTGGGTTGGCCAGCAAGATCAAGCGACCACCCCCGCCGCCGGGTAGCAGCGGGTCCGGTTGCTATGGCCCCATAGTGAAGCAGGACAATCTGTCCAAACAGCAGCGGCGCCATCTGTTCGAGATGCGGGTAGCGCACGAGGAAGCGGAACGGCGCAAGAAGGAGATGTGGATGATGCACGAAAATGCTTGCCTTCGGTTTGGGCTCAATCCGCACCTGACCGCCCCCATGGACATCCCGGTGCGCATGAATCCGGCAACGGGCGAGTACTTTTCCGAGGACGATCGTTTGCTGCCGACGCCACCGAGTCATGCGTACTTCAAGATCCAACTGCCCCCGATGTCGACCAATCCGGACGACTACGAGCTGCCACCGATGATGAAACTACCCGCCTACTGGCGTTTTGCGATCGATGAGCGGGGCCGTCTGTACTATTACCACGTGAAGGATCGCGTACCGCAATGGGAACCACCGAAACATCCGGGTCGAGGAACGGTGGGCTCCTTTGCCGACGAAGACATTTCCATGAGCTCCGACTCGAGTACAACGGATACGTGTGATTCGAGCGAGGAAGAATTGGCCGCTCAGCTGGAACAGTTGCAGAAGAAAATGAGGAAGCAGCAGTCAAGCTTTAATTTGG AGGATGTTTTGGCCAAACCGGACGATATGAACGAAGATATGTCGAAGACGATCGCAAAGCAAGAGCCGGGTGATGGATCACCGCAAATGTTAACGCTGGAGGAAATTTTCGGCGAATCGGCCAACCAGAATGCTGACGAATCGGCCGCGACGCAGTTGCCACCGAGACGGAAAAAGAAGCACAGTTCAAAGCTGGTTCAAACACGTATTATCAGC CCACGTACGGAGGAAGACAAACAGTATGGGCAGATGGAAATGAAACGCTACAAGGAAACGAAAGAGAAGCTCCGAAAGCGTAAGGAAGAAGCGAAACGGCTGCGCGCTCGAAGCATGTTCGACAAAACGCTCGCGGACAGTCCGTTCAGTGGTCCGCTGGATAAACCCTCGCTCG
- the LOC131259738 gene encoding mitoguardin, which translates to MSVSKYLPLHVSTSQKIIILSVSAGVALLGALAAYLGRRRTPLPQQRRIRKPCNRRTRNSVRSPNDILSVAGSKVSARSYSPSGSVHAISDRMSLASGSLVAAGSAAPGTVALLGNTTPLTPQQLGVMGMEALENVVSYWEDALAGRNDMDIPGRINADQEEFCRELQNLLDAAYNLQEQGELLFLDERSVLYRDDEKRAITNGEQMGLTNGHRSGSDPNFDSAESFASALDQVADLREFEDYAESFGDSERYPLYSSALEVMDEQQIPYRTLRTDMVGCASDTEYLAKLHCIRLAFQLLFKDPKNSRWVADTGRQILTDLLCLGDKDPKDFLVAYESMLEFLQNQGNWIDIEQELESRNVKAMTFYDVVLDFIILDAFRDLDAPPNSVLAVINNRFLSNSFKESALSTAVWSVLKAKKRMLKFPNGFMSHFYCITEQLSPLMAWGFYGPDENLKEVCKYFKEETMSFLCDIYNFQKCRYTTVEELAEDILENMRKRVNNIGVKFNQ; encoded by the exons ATGAGCGTCTCAAAGTATCTTCCGCTACATGTTTCGACCTCACAGAAG ATTATTATACTTTCCGTATCGGCCGGAGTGGCCCTACTCGGAGCCTTGGCCGCGTACCTTGGCCGGCGGAGAACTCCACTGCCACAGCAGCGTAGAATACGCAAGCCGTGTAACCGGAGGACCCGAAACAGTGTACGCAGTCCCAATGATATCCTATCGGTAGCCGGTTCCAAAGTGTCCGCCCGGTCGTACAGTCCCAGCGGGTCGGTTCATGCCATTTCCGACCGTATGTCACTGGCATCCGGGTCGCTGGTGGCTGCGGGGTCCGCTGCACCAGGTACAGTAGCGCTGCTGGGCAACACAACGCCACTGACCCCACAGCAGCTGGGCGTGATGGGAATGGAGGCGCTCGAGAATGTCGTTAGCTACTGGGAAGATGCCCTTGCTGGTCGGAACGATATGGACATTCCGGGACGGATAAATGCCGATCAGGAAGAGTTTTGTCGTGAGCTTCAAAATCTGCTCGATGCCGCCTACAACCTGCAGGAGCAGGGTGAACTGCTCTTCCTCGACGAACGATCCGTCCTGTACCGGGATGACGAGAAGCGGGCCATCACCAACGGCGAGCAGATGGGACTAACGAACGGGCACCGGTCGGGGTCGGATCCGAACTTTGATTCGGCGGAAAGTTTTGCCTCCGCCCTGGACCAGGTGGCCGATTTGCGTGAGTTTGAAGACTACGCCGAATCGTTCGGCGATAGCGAACGGTATCCGCTTTATTCGAGCGCCCTCGAGGTTATGGACGAACAGCAGATTCCGTACCGAACGCTGCGGACCGACATGGTTGGATGTGCTTCCGATACGGAGTATTTGGCGAAGTTGCACTGTATCCGGTTAGCGTTTCAGTTGCTCTTCAAG GATCCCAAAAATAGCCGCTGGGTGGCAGATACGGGTCGTCAGATTCTCACCGATCTTCTCTGCCTGGGTGATAAGGATCCGAAGGATTTTCTCGTGGCGTACGAGTCAATGCTCGAGTTCCTACAGAACCAAGGCAACTGGATCGACATCGAGCAGGAGCTCGAATCGCGCAACGTAAAAGCAATGACGTTCTACGACGTCGTGCTCGACTTCATCATCCTCGATGCGTTCCGCGACCTGGACGCACCGCCCAACAGTGTCCTGGCGGTCATCAACAATCGTTTCCTGTCGAATAGCTTCAAAGAATCCGCCCTCTCGACGGCCGTCTGGTCTGTGCTGAAGGCGAAAAAACGTATGCTCAAGTTTCCGAACGGCTTCATGTCGCATTTTTACTGCATCACCGAACAACTGTCCCCGCTGATGGCGTGGGGTTTCTACGGGCCGGACGAAAACCTGAAGGAGGTGTGCAAGTACTTCAAGGAGGAAACCATGAGCTTCCTGTGTGATATCTACAACTTCCAGAAGTGTCGCTACACCACGGTCGAGGAGCTCGCGGAAGATATCCTGGAGAATATGCGGAAGCGTGTGAACAACATTGGCGTCAAGTTCAATCAGTAG
- the LOC131259742 gene encoding dynactin subunit 2, producing MADPKFQYLPYIAHDQPDVYETADVNPADTSDYEEEEPLNDAIERLHLSTKDSIGKFKGKYLTGDVDFSDGIGRKNRLGYDARSVEYDLAGEGEAENPLQRCHRLKCEINELMEQIEAARGDTSRTAEEKASNEMVFGVVATAKNVLDSLKLEQVIGSEAVAGSGEVEAKKLIAQIEEYKKTGAISSSDPKLVANELMQSSRVAQLEYRLHQLETAVGAKPERISRLAGTTGTGNLIEAVQNISAKAALLQPTQLDTIETRLNNLLQQMNSIQEKSNATGQDPNREQKILELYEIAKSSEPIVQILPDMLHRMQTLESLHKYATNFSKLFAELETTQASILNGVAANKALLTGVQEAFAQNLENVNKEVKKLEERMTKIQQSIK from the exons ATGGCCGATCCAAAGTTTCAATATTTGCCCTACATT GCTCACGATCAACCGGATGTGTACGAAACCGCGGATGTAAATCCGGCCGACACGTCGGACTACGAAGAAGAGGAGCCACTGAACGACGCCATCGAACGGTTGCACCTGTCCACGAAGGATTCGATCGGTAAGTTTAAGGGAAAGTATCTCACCGGTGATGTGGACTTTTCCGACGGTATCGGCCGAAAGAACCGTCTCGGGTACGATGCGCGCAGTGTTGAGTACGATCTGGCCGGTGAAGGCGAGGCGGAGAATCCGCTTCAGCGTTGCCACCGGTTGAAGTGCGAGATCAATGAGCTGATGGAGCAGATTGAAGCGGCCCGAGGCGACACCAGCCGTACGGCGGAGGAGAAAGCCTCCAACGAGATGGTGTTTGGGGTCGTCGCCACGGCGAAAAACGTTTTGGATAGTTTGAAGCTCGAGCAGGTGATCGGATCCGAGGCGGTTGCCGGGAGTGGCGAGGTGGAGGCGAAGAAGCTGATCGCCCAAATCGAAGAGTACAAGAAAACGGGAGCCATTTCCAGCAGCGACCCGAAGCTCGTGGCGAATGAGTTGATGCAGAGTTCCCGAGTGGCGCAGCTGGAATATCGTCTGCATCAGCTAGAAACTGCTGTCGGTGCGAAGCCGGAACGAATTAGTCGGCTGGCTGGAACCACCGGAACGGGAAATCTCATCGAGGCGGTGCAAAACATTTCGGCCAAAGCGGCCCTTCTGCAACCGACTCAGCTGGACACGATCGAAACGCGCCTGAACAATTTGCTGCAGCAAATGAACAGTATTCAGGAGAAATCCAACGCTACCGGGCAGGATCCCAATCGGGAACAGAAG ATTTTGGAGCTGTACGAAATAGCCAAAAGCTCGGAACCGATCGTGCAGATACTGCCGGACATGCTGCACCGTATGCAAACACTGGAATCCCTGCACAAATATG CAACGAACTTTAGCAAACTGTTTGCCGAACTGGAAACAACGCAAGCGTCCATCCTCAACGGTGTGGCGGCCAACAAAGCGCTGCTTACCGGCGTGCAGGAAGCGTTCGCACAGAATCTGGAAAATGTTAACAAGGAAGTGAAGAAGTTGGAGGAACgaatgacaaaaattcaacagTCTATCAAGTAG